A genomic segment from Ptychodera flava strain L36383 chromosome 8, AS_Pfla_20210202, whole genome shotgun sequence encodes:
- the LOC139139307 gene encoding small glutamine-rich tetratricopeptide repeat-containing protein beta-like, producing MSDVNRLVFSIIEFLESQLQLGSLSSDSAESVEVAIQCLETAYGLNTRDESMAPNLRTGRPLLEIFNAAVSTNQEAEASGGASGGTSTPTSESTTKKQKTQLKEITAEDKAKAEDLKIEGNKCMKSESFKEALECYTQAISIDDGNAVYYCNRAAAYSKLGDHPQAIEDCRNALEIDPKYSKAYGRMGLAYTSLQEHEKARDAYKKAIELDPDNASYIANLKIAEQKLRETGPGGGPAGLGGFGGLGGAGGMPDIGALLANPALMNMASTMMQNPEMQRLMQGMLGNTMQATAGAPAAAASSENADPSASMANLLQAGQQLAAQVQQTNPELVDQLRRTMSLQEGNNPSQKEEPEQK from the exons ATGTCAGATGTCAATCGATTAGTCTTCTCCATCATAGAGTTTCTTGAAAGTCAGTTACAGTTGGGAAGTCTCTCTTCAGATTCTGCTGAAAGTGTAGAAG TGGCCATTCAGTGCTTAGAGACAGCCTATGGATTGAATACCAGGGATGAGTCTATGGCACCAAATCTTAGAACAGGAAGACCACTTCTAGAAATATTCAATGCAGCTGTCAGTACAAATCAG GAAGCTGAAGCCAGTGGTGGTGCATCAGGTGGTACATCAACACCCACATCAGAATCAACAACGAAAAAGCAAAAGACACAGTTGAAAGAAATTACAGCTGAAGATAAAGCTAAAGCTGAAGATTTAAAAATAGAAG GAAATAAATGTATGAAATCTGAATCTTTCAAAGAAGCATTGGAGTGTTATACACAAGCTATTTCAATAGATGATGGTAATGCTGTGTATTACTGTAACAGAGCAGCTGCTTATAGTAAACTAGGTGATCATCCACAAGCCATAGAAGACTGTAGAAATGCACTAGAAATTGATCCTAAATATAGCAAAGCATATGGAAGAATGGG ATTAGCATATACAAGTTTACAAGAACATGAGAAAGCTAGAGATGCTTACAAGAAGGCCATCGAACTAGACCCTGACAACGCTAGCTATATCGCTAATTTAAAAATAGCTGAACAGAAACTTAGAGAAACCGGTCCAGGG GGTGGTCCAGCAGGTCTTGGTGGCTTTGGTGGGCTTGGAGGAGCTGGTGGAATGCCAGATATAGGAGCTTTATTAGCAAATCCAGCATTAATGAATATG GCATCTACCATGATGCAGAATCCAGAAATGCAACGGCT AATGCAAGGCATGTTGGGTAATACAATGCAAGCCACTGCAGGAGCCCCAGCTGCGGCCGCTTCTAGTGAAAATGCAGATCCTTCAGCAAGTATGGCCAATCTGTTGCAAGC GGGACAGCAGCTAGCAGCACAAGTTCAACAAACTAATCCAGAATTAGTAGATCAACTTAGGCGAACAATGTCACTACAAGAAGGTAACAATCCAAGTCAGAAAGAag AACCTGAACAGAAATAG
- the LOC139139309 gene encoding ATP-dependent Clp protease proteolytic subunit, mitochondrial-like, translating into MIRRTVQVLVRPSAITQWKRCLHQTSRLHLPMVPIVIEQTGRGERAYDIYSRLLKERIICLMGPITDDISSIVVAQLLFLQSESNKKPIHMYINSPGGSVTAGLGIYDSMQYVLPPIATWCVGQACSMASLLLCAGTPGMRHSLPNSRIMVHQPSGSAVGQATDIQIQAEEIVKMKKQINNLYVKHTKQPLPYIENAMERDKFMNPQEALEFGLIDKVLEHPPMPGETEESAST; encoded by the exons ATGATCCGCCGTACAGTGCAG GTATTAGTACGGCCAAGTGCAATTACGCAATGGAAACGATGTCTTCATCAAACAAGTAGATTGCACTTGCCAATGGTTCCTATTGTTATTGAACAAACA GGCCGTGGTGAGAGAGCCTATGATATTTATTCAAGGCTTTTAAAAGAAAGAATAATATGTTTGATGGGGCCG ATCACAGATGATATATCTAGTATCGTAGTGGCACAACTACTATTTCTACAATCAGAAAGTAATAAAAAGCCCATCCATATGTACATCAATAGTCCAG GAGGCTCGGTCACGGCAGGATTAGGTATCTATGACTCAATGCAATATGTACTGCCCCCTATAGCCACATGGTGTGTTGGTCAAGCATGTAGTATGGCTTCATTACTTTTGTGTGCAGGCACTCCAGGGATGAGACATAGCTTACCAAATTCAAGAATTATGGTCCATCAACCTTCAGGTTCAGCTGTG GGTCAAGCCACAGACATTCAAATTCAAGCAGAAGAAATTGTTAAGATGAAGAAACAGATAAATAACCTCTATGTGAAACACACAAAACAACCTTTGCCTTATATAG AGAATGCAATGGAAAGAGATAAATTTATGAATCCACAAGAGGCCTTGGAGTTTGGTTTGATAGACAAAGTCTTGGAACATCCACCCATGCCAGGGGAAACAGAGGAATCTGCATCAACTTAG